From one Eleginops maclovinus isolate JMC-PN-2008 ecotype Puerto Natales chromosome 7, JC_Emac_rtc_rv5, whole genome shotgun sequence genomic stretch:
- the LOC134867061 gene encoding uncharacterized protein LOC134867061 isoform X2 — protein sequence MNEQKQTDRKSTREHAMGSAEFKDLKNRSYPRSTSETNLEDESGDESKDEDETIIHSDAESESLLHPVFLPLLATLAEASTQTTPELPPIEVHCNYPEQSPVHSEPDHHTTGPSVPQRKPVSPLPSAHTHAGDSACVNPPTSCSLPVAQSPEPSVDSSSFWRSCNAAGCTEAIFRGFNNEMSDISGRIQSEQASQEDFNLALTVMRASGKLSELVAKQQEELQVRQRELQKAAAAMEEAVSVLRR from the exons ATGAATgaacagaagcagacagacaggaagtcaacacgGGAACATGCTATGGGCTCTGCAGAGTTTAAGGACTT AAAAAACAGGAGCTATCCTCGGTCGACCTCAG AAACTAATCTGGAGGACGAGAGCGGAGATGAAAGtaaagatgaagatgaaaccATCATACATTCA GATGCTGAGTCAGAGAGTCTGCTGCATCCCGTGTTTCTGCCACTTCTTGCCACCCTGGCTGAAGCCTCAACTCAGACGACTCCGGAGTTGCCTCCCATTGAAGTCCATT GTAACTATCCTGAGCAGAGTCCTGTCCACAGTGAACCTGATCACCACACCACTGGACCCTCTGTCCCTCAACGAAAGCCTGTCTCCCCCCTTCCCTCTGCTCACACCCACGCTGGCGACTCAGCCTGTGTGAACCcccccacttcctgttcccttcCTGTGGCCCAGAGCCCAGAGCCCAGCGTGGACTCCAGCAGCTTCTGGCGGAGCTGCAACGCTGCCGGATGCACAGAGGCCATCTTCAGAGGCTTCAACAACGAGATGAGCGACATCTCCGGCAGGATTCAGTCAGAGCAGGCCAGCCaggagg ATTTTAATCTGGCGTTAACAGTGATGAGGGCATCTGGGAAACTGTCTGAGCTTGTGGCCAAGCAGCAGGAAG agttACAAGTGAGACAAAGGGAGCTTCAaaaggcagcagcagccatgGAGGAGGCCGTCTCAGTGCTGAGGAGATGA
- the LOC134867060 gene encoding RCC1 and BTB domain-containing protein 1-like isoform X1, which translates to MVDVTKWPIFSLMGPQELSTIRKACVFGTSANEAIFITKDDEVYVIGLNCSSCLGTGDSQSTIVPKKLDFLSGRKVVSMSYGSGPHILLATEDGELFAWGHNGYSQLGNGTTNQGVAPVLVSANLLNKKVTEVACGSHHSMALTDSGEVYAWGYNNCGQVGSGSTANQPTPRRVSSCLQNKVAVSIVCGQTSSLAVVDNGEVYGWGYNGNGQLGLGNNGNQLTPCRLAVLQGLCVQQIVSGYAHSLALTDEGLLYAWGSNTYGQLGTGNKSNQLSPLLIMTEKERIVEVAACHSTHTSAAKTQSGQVYMWGQCRGQSIVLPQLTHFTCTDDVFACFATPSVMWRLLSMEHDDFLTVAQSLKKEFDNPETADLKFCVDGKYISVHKAVLKIRCEHFRSMFQSHWNEDMKEVIEIDQFSYPVYRSFLEFLYTDSVELPPEDAIGLLDLATSYCENRLKRLCQQIIKRGITVENAFSLLAAAVRYDAEVRGHRQPTNYHLRTLTAMLHQRYREDKEQEKIGKLTYCCYIRKWIRSRTWRSSALSSA; encoded by the exons ATGGTGGATGTAACCAAATGGCCCATTTTCAGTCTGATGGGGCCCCAGGAGCTCTCCACGATACGGAAAGCCTGCGTGTTTGGGACGTCTGCTAATGAGGCCATCTTCATCACTAAAGATGATGAG gtgTATGTGATCGGGCTGAACTGCAGCAGCTGCCTGGGGACAGGGGACAGTCAGAGCACCATTGTTCCCAAGAAGCTGGACTTCCTGAGTGGGAGGAAGGTGGTGAGCATGAGCTACGGCAGCGGACCCCACATCCTGCTGGCCACAGAAG ATGGAGAGCTGTTCGCCTGGGGTCATAACGGCTACAGCCAGCTTGGAAACGGGACGACCAACCAAGGAGTCGCTCCGGTGCTCGTGTCGGCTAACCTGCTGAATAAGAAAGTCACGGAGGTGGCCTGTGGCTCTCACCACTCCATGGCTCTCACTGACTCAGGAGAA gtATATGCATGGGGCTACAACAACTGTGGTCAGGTGGGTTCAGGCTCCACAGCGAACCAGCCGACCCCCCGCAGAGTGTCGAGCTGTCTGCAGAACAAAGTGGCCGTCAGCATCGTGTGCGGGCAGACCTCCTCTCTGGCGGTGGTGGACAACGGAGAG gtctACGGTTGGGGCTACAACGGGAACGGGCAGCTCGGACTCGGAAACAACGGGAACCAGCTGACTCCCTGCCGCCTTGCAGTGCTGCAGGGTTTATGTGTGCAGCAG ATTGTCTCCGGCTATGCCCACtctctggctctcacagacgAGGGGCTGCTGTATGCCTGGGGGTCCAACACTTACGGACAGCTGGGCACCGGCAACAAGAGCAACCAGCTGAGCCCGCTGCTCATCATGACGGAGAAGGAGCG GATCGTGGAGGTCGCCGCCTGccactccacacacacttcagccgCTAAGACTCAGAGCGGTCAGGTGTACATGTGGGGCCAGTGCAGGGGCCAGTCCATAGTGCTGCCTCAACTCACACACTTCACCTGCACCGATGATGTGTTTGCCTGCTTCGCCACGCCCTCAGTCATGTGGAGGCTTCTCTCCATGG AGCACGATGACTTCTTGACCGTGGCTCAGTCTCTGAAGAAAGAGTTTGACAACCCGGAGACGGCCGACCTCAAGTTCTGCGTTGACGGCAAATACATCTCCGTGCACAAAGCGGTTCTGAAAATCAG GTGTGAACACTTCAGGTCCATGTTCCAGTCGCACTGGAACGAAGACATGAAGGAGGTGATCGAAATAGATCAGTTCTCCTACCCGGTGTACCGCTCCTTCCTGGAGTTCCTCTACACCGACTCTGTGGAGCTGCCTCCTGAGGACGCTATCG GGCTGCTGGATTTGGCCACGTCCTACTGTGAGAACCGCCTGAAGCGTCTCTGTCAACAAATCATCAAGAGAGGCATCACCGTGGAAAACGCCTTCTCGCTGCTGGCGGCTGCGGTGCGCTACGatgcagaggtcagaggtcaccgACAGCCTACCAACTACCACCT CAGGACCTTAACAGCAATGCTGCATCAAAGGTACAGAGAAGATAAGGAGCAGGAAAAAATAGGGAAGCTAACATATTGCTGCTACATAAGGAAATGGATTAGAAGTAG GACCTGGAGGAGTTCTGCTTTAAGTTCTGCGTGA
- the LOC134867061 gene encoding uncharacterized protein LOC134867061 isoform X1, with product MNEQKQTDRKSTREHAMGSAEFKDLKNRSYPRSTSETNLEDESGDESKDEDETIIHSDAESESLLHPVFLPLLATLAEASTQTTPELPPIEVHCKTEAQSLSLSLFTHDGNYPEQSPVHSEPDHHTTGPSVPQRKPVSPLPSAHTHAGDSACVNPPTSCSLPVAQSPEPSVDSSSFWRSCNAAGCTEAIFRGFNNEMSDISGRIQSEQASQEDFNLALTVMRASGKLSELVAKQQEELQVRQRELQKAAAAMEEAVSVLRR from the exons ATGAATgaacagaagcagacagacaggaagtcaacacgGGAACATGCTATGGGCTCTGCAGAGTTTAAGGACTT AAAAAACAGGAGCTATCCTCGGTCGACCTCAG AAACTAATCTGGAGGACGAGAGCGGAGATGAAAGtaaagatgaagatgaaaccATCATACATTCA GATGCTGAGTCAGAGAGTCTGCTGCATCCCGTGTTTCTGCCACTTCTTGCCACCCTGGCTGAAGCCTCAACTCAGACGACTCCGGAGTTGCCTCCCATTGAAGTCCATTGTAAGACAGAGGCACAGTCACTGTCACTTTCATTGTTTACACATGATG GTAACTATCCTGAGCAGAGTCCTGTCCACAGTGAACCTGATCACCACACCACTGGACCCTCTGTCCCTCAACGAAAGCCTGTCTCCCCCCTTCCCTCTGCTCACACCCACGCTGGCGACTCAGCCTGTGTGAACCcccccacttcctgttcccttcCTGTGGCCCAGAGCCCAGAGCCCAGCGTGGACTCCAGCAGCTTCTGGCGGAGCTGCAACGCTGCCGGATGCACAGAGGCCATCTTCAGAGGCTTCAACAACGAGATGAGCGACATCTCCGGCAGGATTCAGTCAGAGCAGGCCAGCCaggagg ATTTTAATCTGGCGTTAACAGTGATGAGGGCATCTGGGAAACTGTCTGAGCTTGTGGCCAAGCAGCAGGAAG agttACAAGTGAGACAAAGGGAGCTTCAaaaggcagcagcagccatgGAGGAGGCCGTCTCAGTGCTGAGGAGATGA
- the LOC134867060 gene encoding RCC1 and BTB domain-containing protein 1-like isoform X3 encodes MVDVTKWPIFSLMGPQELSTIRKACVFGTSANEAIFITKDDEVYVIGLNCSSCLGTGDSQSTIVPKKLDFLSGRKVVSMSYGSGPHILLATEDGELFAWGHNGYSQLGNGTTNQGVAPVLVSANLLNKKVTEVACGSHHSMALTDSGEVYAWGYNNCGQVGSGSTANQPTPRRVSSCLQNKVAVSIVCGQTSSLAVVDNGEVYGWGYNGNGQLGLGNNGNQLTPCRLAVLQGLCVQQIVSGYAHSLALTDEGLLYAWGSNTYGQLGTGNKSNQLSPLLIMTEKERIVEVAACHSTHTSAAKTQSGQVYMWGQCRGQSIVLPQLTHFTCTDDVFACFATPSVMWRLLSMEHDDFLTVAQSLKKEFDNPETADLKFCVDGKYISVHKAVLKIRCEHFRSMFQSHWNEDMKEVIEIDQFSYPVYRSFLEFLYTDSVELPPEDAIGLLDLATSYCENRLKRLCQQIIKRGITVENAFSLLAAAVRYDAEQDLNSNAASKVQRR; translated from the exons ATGGTGGATGTAACCAAATGGCCCATTTTCAGTCTGATGGGGCCCCAGGAGCTCTCCACGATACGGAAAGCCTGCGTGTTTGGGACGTCTGCTAATGAGGCCATCTTCATCACTAAAGATGATGAG gtgTATGTGATCGGGCTGAACTGCAGCAGCTGCCTGGGGACAGGGGACAGTCAGAGCACCATTGTTCCCAAGAAGCTGGACTTCCTGAGTGGGAGGAAGGTGGTGAGCATGAGCTACGGCAGCGGACCCCACATCCTGCTGGCCACAGAAG ATGGAGAGCTGTTCGCCTGGGGTCATAACGGCTACAGCCAGCTTGGAAACGGGACGACCAACCAAGGAGTCGCTCCGGTGCTCGTGTCGGCTAACCTGCTGAATAAGAAAGTCACGGAGGTGGCCTGTGGCTCTCACCACTCCATGGCTCTCACTGACTCAGGAGAA gtATATGCATGGGGCTACAACAACTGTGGTCAGGTGGGTTCAGGCTCCACAGCGAACCAGCCGACCCCCCGCAGAGTGTCGAGCTGTCTGCAGAACAAAGTGGCCGTCAGCATCGTGTGCGGGCAGACCTCCTCTCTGGCGGTGGTGGACAACGGAGAG gtctACGGTTGGGGCTACAACGGGAACGGGCAGCTCGGACTCGGAAACAACGGGAACCAGCTGACTCCCTGCCGCCTTGCAGTGCTGCAGGGTTTATGTGTGCAGCAG ATTGTCTCCGGCTATGCCCACtctctggctctcacagacgAGGGGCTGCTGTATGCCTGGGGGTCCAACACTTACGGACAGCTGGGCACCGGCAACAAGAGCAACCAGCTGAGCCCGCTGCTCATCATGACGGAGAAGGAGCG GATCGTGGAGGTCGCCGCCTGccactccacacacacttcagccgCTAAGACTCAGAGCGGTCAGGTGTACATGTGGGGCCAGTGCAGGGGCCAGTCCATAGTGCTGCCTCAACTCACACACTTCACCTGCACCGATGATGTGTTTGCCTGCTTCGCCACGCCCTCAGTCATGTGGAGGCTTCTCTCCATGG AGCACGATGACTTCTTGACCGTGGCTCAGTCTCTGAAGAAAGAGTTTGACAACCCGGAGACGGCCGACCTCAAGTTCTGCGTTGACGGCAAATACATCTCCGTGCACAAAGCGGTTCTGAAAATCAG GTGTGAACACTTCAGGTCCATGTTCCAGTCGCACTGGAACGAAGACATGAAGGAGGTGATCGAAATAGATCAGTTCTCCTACCCGGTGTACCGCTCCTTCCTGGAGTTCCTCTACACCGACTCTGTGGAGCTGCCTCCTGAGGACGCTATCG GGCTGCTGGATTTGGCCACGTCCTACTGTGAGAACCGCCTGAAGCGTCTCTGTCAACAAATCATCAAGAGAGGCATCACCGTGGAAAACGCCTTCTCGCTGCTGGCGGCTGCGGTGCGCTACGatgcagag CAGGACCTTAACAGCAATGCTGCATCAAAGGTACAGAGAAGATAA
- the LOC134867060 gene encoding RCC1 and BTB domain-containing protein 1-like isoform X4: protein MSYGSGPHILLATEDGELFAWGHNGYSQLGNGTTNQGVAPVLVSANLLNKKVTEVACGSHHSMALTDSGEVYAWGYNNCGQVGSGSTANQPTPRRVSSCLQNKVAVSIVCGQTSSLAVVDNGEVYGWGYNGNGQLGLGNNGNQLTPCRLAVLQGLCVQQIVSGYAHSLALTDEGLLYAWGSNTYGQLGTGNKSNQLSPLLIMTEKERIVEVAACHSTHTSAAKTQSGQVYMWGQCRGQSIVLPQLTHFTCTDDVFACFATPSVMWRLLSMEHDDFLTVAQSLKKEFDNPETADLKFCVDGKYISVHKAVLKIRCEHFRSMFQSHWNEDMKEVIEIDQFSYPVYRSFLEFLYTDSVELPPEDAIGLLDLATSYCENRLKRLCQQIIKRGITVENAFSLLAAAVRYDAEVRGHRQPTNYHLRTLTAMLHQRYREDKEQEKIGKLTYCCYIRKWIRSRTWRSSALSSA, encoded by the exons ATGAGCTACGGCAGCGGACCCCACATCCTGCTGGCCACAGAAG ATGGAGAGCTGTTCGCCTGGGGTCATAACGGCTACAGCCAGCTTGGAAACGGGACGACCAACCAAGGAGTCGCTCCGGTGCTCGTGTCGGCTAACCTGCTGAATAAGAAAGTCACGGAGGTGGCCTGTGGCTCTCACCACTCCATGGCTCTCACTGACTCAGGAGAA gtATATGCATGGGGCTACAACAACTGTGGTCAGGTGGGTTCAGGCTCCACAGCGAACCAGCCGACCCCCCGCAGAGTGTCGAGCTGTCTGCAGAACAAAGTGGCCGTCAGCATCGTGTGCGGGCAGACCTCCTCTCTGGCGGTGGTGGACAACGGAGAG gtctACGGTTGGGGCTACAACGGGAACGGGCAGCTCGGACTCGGAAACAACGGGAACCAGCTGACTCCCTGCCGCCTTGCAGTGCTGCAGGGTTTATGTGTGCAGCAG ATTGTCTCCGGCTATGCCCACtctctggctctcacagacgAGGGGCTGCTGTATGCCTGGGGGTCCAACACTTACGGACAGCTGGGCACCGGCAACAAGAGCAACCAGCTGAGCCCGCTGCTCATCATGACGGAGAAGGAGCG GATCGTGGAGGTCGCCGCCTGccactccacacacacttcagccgCTAAGACTCAGAGCGGTCAGGTGTACATGTGGGGCCAGTGCAGGGGCCAGTCCATAGTGCTGCCTCAACTCACACACTTCACCTGCACCGATGATGTGTTTGCCTGCTTCGCCACGCCCTCAGTCATGTGGAGGCTTCTCTCCATGG AGCACGATGACTTCTTGACCGTGGCTCAGTCTCTGAAGAAAGAGTTTGACAACCCGGAGACGGCCGACCTCAAGTTCTGCGTTGACGGCAAATACATCTCCGTGCACAAAGCGGTTCTGAAAATCAG GTGTGAACACTTCAGGTCCATGTTCCAGTCGCACTGGAACGAAGACATGAAGGAGGTGATCGAAATAGATCAGTTCTCCTACCCGGTGTACCGCTCCTTCCTGGAGTTCCTCTACACCGACTCTGTGGAGCTGCCTCCTGAGGACGCTATCG GGCTGCTGGATTTGGCCACGTCCTACTGTGAGAACCGCCTGAAGCGTCTCTGTCAACAAATCATCAAGAGAGGCATCACCGTGGAAAACGCCTTCTCGCTGCTGGCGGCTGCGGTGCGCTACGatgcagaggtcagaggtcaccgACAGCCTACCAACTACCACCT CAGGACCTTAACAGCAATGCTGCATCAAAGGTACAGAGAAGATAAGGAGCAGGAAAAAATAGGGAAGCTAACATATTGCTGCTACATAAGGAAATGGATTAGAAGTAG GACCTGGAGGAGTTCTGCTTTAAGTTCTGCGTGA
- the LOC134867060 gene encoding RCC1 and BTB domain-containing protein 1-like isoform X2 — MVDVTKWPIFSLMGPQELSTIRKACVFGTSANEAIFITKDDEVYVIGLNCSSCLGTGDSQSTIVPKKLDFLSGRKVVSMSYGSGPHILLATEDGELFAWGHNGYSQLGNGTTNQGVAPVLVSANLLNKKVTEVACGSHHSMALTDSGEVYAWGYNNCGQVGSGSTANQPTPRRVSSCLQNKVAVSIVCGQTSSLAVVDNGEVYGWGYNGNGQLGLGNNGNQLTPCRLAVLQGLCVQQIVSGYAHSLALTDEGLLYAWGSNTYGQLGTGNKSNQLSPLLIMTEKERIVEVAACHSTHTSAAKTQSGQVYMWGQCRGQSIVLPQLTHFTCTDDVFACFATPSVMWRLLSMEHDDFLTVAQSLKKEFDNPETADLKFCVDGKYISVHKAVLKIRCEHFRSMFQSHWNEDMKEVIEIDQFSYPVYRSFLEFLYTDSVELPPEDAIGLLDLATSYCENRLKRLCQQIIKRGITVENAFSLLAAAVRYDAEDLEEFCFKFCVNHLTEVTQTAAFWQINGDLLKDFICRASRCGAFKN; from the exons ATGGTGGATGTAACCAAATGGCCCATTTTCAGTCTGATGGGGCCCCAGGAGCTCTCCACGATACGGAAAGCCTGCGTGTTTGGGACGTCTGCTAATGAGGCCATCTTCATCACTAAAGATGATGAG gtgTATGTGATCGGGCTGAACTGCAGCAGCTGCCTGGGGACAGGGGACAGTCAGAGCACCATTGTTCCCAAGAAGCTGGACTTCCTGAGTGGGAGGAAGGTGGTGAGCATGAGCTACGGCAGCGGACCCCACATCCTGCTGGCCACAGAAG ATGGAGAGCTGTTCGCCTGGGGTCATAACGGCTACAGCCAGCTTGGAAACGGGACGACCAACCAAGGAGTCGCTCCGGTGCTCGTGTCGGCTAACCTGCTGAATAAGAAAGTCACGGAGGTGGCCTGTGGCTCTCACCACTCCATGGCTCTCACTGACTCAGGAGAA gtATATGCATGGGGCTACAACAACTGTGGTCAGGTGGGTTCAGGCTCCACAGCGAACCAGCCGACCCCCCGCAGAGTGTCGAGCTGTCTGCAGAACAAAGTGGCCGTCAGCATCGTGTGCGGGCAGACCTCCTCTCTGGCGGTGGTGGACAACGGAGAG gtctACGGTTGGGGCTACAACGGGAACGGGCAGCTCGGACTCGGAAACAACGGGAACCAGCTGACTCCCTGCCGCCTTGCAGTGCTGCAGGGTTTATGTGTGCAGCAG ATTGTCTCCGGCTATGCCCACtctctggctctcacagacgAGGGGCTGCTGTATGCCTGGGGGTCCAACACTTACGGACAGCTGGGCACCGGCAACAAGAGCAACCAGCTGAGCCCGCTGCTCATCATGACGGAGAAGGAGCG GATCGTGGAGGTCGCCGCCTGccactccacacacacttcagccgCTAAGACTCAGAGCGGTCAGGTGTACATGTGGGGCCAGTGCAGGGGCCAGTCCATAGTGCTGCCTCAACTCACACACTTCACCTGCACCGATGATGTGTTTGCCTGCTTCGCCACGCCCTCAGTCATGTGGAGGCTTCTCTCCATGG AGCACGATGACTTCTTGACCGTGGCTCAGTCTCTGAAGAAAGAGTTTGACAACCCGGAGACGGCCGACCTCAAGTTCTGCGTTGACGGCAAATACATCTCCGTGCACAAAGCGGTTCTGAAAATCAG GTGTGAACACTTCAGGTCCATGTTCCAGTCGCACTGGAACGAAGACATGAAGGAGGTGATCGAAATAGATCAGTTCTCCTACCCGGTGTACCGCTCCTTCCTGGAGTTCCTCTACACCGACTCTGTGGAGCTGCCTCCTGAGGACGCTATCG GGCTGCTGGATTTGGCCACGTCCTACTGTGAGAACCGCCTGAAGCGTCTCTGTCAACAAATCATCAAGAGAGGCATCACCGTGGAAAACGCCTTCTCGCTGCTGGCGGCTGCGGTGCGCTACGatgcagag GACCTGGAGGAGTTCTGCTTTAAGTTCTGCGTGAACCACCTGACCGAGGTGACCCAGACCGCCGCTTTCTGGCAGATTAACGGCGACCTGCTGAAAGATTTCATTTGTCGAGCCAGCCGCTGTGGAGCCTTCAAAAACTGA